The window AAGTATAAAGGTGATGTTGGGCAACATTCACCGCATCAAATGGATCCATCCCTTCACTCATTAAGCGTTTTAACCTATTGGCTGCAGAATTTAGAATGCTGTTTTCTCTGTAATAAAAAGCATTCATGTGAAATTCAGAATCTAAAAGGTGAGCCTCGCCTTTATTTCTGGTGATAATTAAATTCTTTTCGGTTAGGCTTGTTTTGGCTTTGGCTACCACATAGTCTATGATGGTAAACAAATTCATGTTTTCAAACTGTTCTTTGTATGCACTAAGCCGACTCTTGGCTACAAGTTGTAGCAATACTGTATTATCTCCCTCAAATGTGGTGTAAACATCTGAGTCATTTTTTAATGCATCAATCCTGTTTTCAGATAAGAAACCTTTGCCACCACAAGCTTCTCTACATTCTTGTAGGGTCTCTGTATTGTGCCAAGTAACATAAGATTTTAGCCCTGCTGCCAATGCCTCAATTTCTTGCATTTCTTCTTCTTTCCTATTCAAAAAACGGTCAGTTACGTACTCCATGGCAAAGTGACAAGCATAAGTTTTAGCCAATAAAGGTAGCATTCTTCGTTGGTGCATTCGGTAGTTGAGAATGGGTACTTCTGCTGTGCCATCAGGCCCAAACTGCCTTCGTTTATCCGCATACCGTATGGCAATGGTTAGTCCGGATTTTGAGGCAGCAAGAGCTGAGCGGGGAATTCCAATCCTTCCGCCTACCAAGGTCCCCAACATGGTAAAGAACCTCTTATTGTCACTTGCTATAGGACTTTGAAAATTTCCCTTCTCATCAACAGATGAAAATCTGTCCAGCATATTTTCCTTGGGTATTGTGATAGAGTCAAAACTTATCAAACCATTATCTACGCCATTTAAGCCCATTTTTCTTCCGCAATCGGTGATAGAAATGCCCGGTAAAGTTTTGCCTTCTTCATTTCGCAGTGGAACAATGAATGTACTTACTCCATAATCCTTTCCATCGATGATTAGCTTGGCAAATACAGTAGCCATCTTACCGTGAAGGGCTGCATTGCCGATGTATTCCTTCCTAGCATTAATATGGGGGGTATGGATTGTGAAGGTTTTTTCTTTGTGATTGTAAGTGGCAGTGGTTTCGATCCCTCGTACATTTGAACCATGATTGGTTTCAGTCATGGCAAAACAACCCGGAAGTTGTAAGCTTCCTATATCTTTAAGGTATTTTTCATGGTGTTTTTTAGTTCCCAAGGAAAATACACTCATTCCCCATAATCCAAATTGAACCCCAAATTTAATTACAGTACTTAAATCCCTATAACTCAGGGTTTCCATTACTGTAAAATATCCTTCCATATCATCAGCTCCTCCATATTCTTTAGGAAAGCCTATGGATCCATAACCTTTATCAGCCAGCATCTTGCACCATAGAAGTACTTGTTCTCTGTATTCTCTTAAATTTCCCGGGTCTACATAATCAAATTCCTTTTTAGAAATAAAAGATTTG of the Cyclobacterium marinum DSM 745 genome contains:
- a CDS encoding acyl-CoA dehydrogenase family protein, with product MEKKLSQPTHGSLVLLPTLYKVWSDANITNNEHKAFQSFFNKVDWLSKEDREYLTNKLDPESPPSREELEMWWQTIKSAIAEEKSYPHLSSIGVDILKKNAPIFAETFPVEKAEIELGKLENQLGIIGKSAALTFKSIHSNISTSYETQTAFATEKLTYLLDGKRKPLIDEVKSFISKKEFDYVDPGNLREYREQVLLWCKMLADKGYGSIGFPKEYGGADDMEGYFTVMETLSYRDLSTVIKFGVQFGLWGMSVFSLGTKKHHEKYLKDIGSLQLPGCFAMTETNHGSNVRGIETTATYNHKEKTFTIHTPHINARKEYIGNAALHGKMATVFAKLIIDGKDYGVSTFIVPLRNEEGKTLPGISITDCGRKMGLNGVDNGLISFDSITIPKENMLDRFSSVDEKGNFQSPIASDNKRFFTMLGTLVGGRIGIPRSALAASKSGLTIAIRYADKRRQFGPDGTAEVPILNYRMHQRRMLPLLAKTYACHFAMEYVTDRFLNRKEEEMQEIEALAAGLKSYVTWHNTETLQECREACGGKGFLSENRIDALKNDSDVYTTFEGDNTVLLQLVAKSRLSAYKEQFENMNLFTIIDYVVAKAKTSLTEKNLIITRNKGEAHLLDSEFHMNAFYYRENSILNSAANRLKRLMSEGMDPFDAVNVAQHHLYTLSLAFIERVVLEKFIEKIEQTSDPELKQVLKQLCDLYALHQIEKHNGWYLEQGYMEGGKSKAIRKMVNQLCWDIRKDAVPLVNAFNIPDACLAAPIAI